A region of Onychomys torridus chromosome 10, mOncTor1.1, whole genome shotgun sequence DNA encodes the following proteins:
- the Myo1g gene encoding unconventional myosin-Ig, translating to MEDEEGPEYGKPDFVLLDQLTMEDFMKNLQLRFEKGRIYTYIGEVLVSVNPYQELPLYGPEAIAKYQGRELYERPPHLYAVANAAYKAMKRRSRDTCIVISGESGAGKTEASKHIMQYIAAVTNPSQRAEVERVKDVLLKSTCVLEAFGNARTNRNHNSSRFGKYMDINFDFKGDPVGGHIHSYLLEKSRVLKQHVGERNFHAFYQLLRGGDDQELQGLHLERNPAVYNFTRQGAGLNMGVHNALDSDEKNHQAVIEAMRIIGFSPEEMESIHRILAAILHLGNIEFVETEEDGPQKGGLAVAEEALVGYVAKLTATPKDLVLRTLLARTVASGGRELIEKGHTVAEASYARDACAKAVYQRLFEWVVDRINGIMEPRGRDPRRDGKDTVIGVLDIYGFEVFPVNSFEQFCINYCNEKLQQLFIQLILKQEQEEYEREGIAWQSIEYFNNATIVELVERPHRGILAVLDEACSTAGPITDRIFLQTLDTHHRHHPHYSSRQLCPTDKTMEFGRDFRIKHYAGDVTYSVEGFIDKNRDSLFQDFKRLLYNSADPTLRAMWPDGQQDITEVTKRPLTAGTLFKNSMVSLVENLASKEPFYVRCIKPNEDKVAGRLDEAHCRHQVAYLGLLENVRVRRAGFASRQPYPRFLLRYKMTCEYTWPNHLLGSDREAVSALLEQHGLQGDVAFGHSKLFIRSPRTLVTLEQSRARLIPIIVLLLQKAWRGTLARWRCRRLRAIYTIMRWFRRHKVRAHLVELQRRFQAARQPPLYGRDLVWPPPPAVLQPFQDTCHVLFSRWRARQLVKNIPPSDMTQIKAKVAAMGALQGLRQDWGCRRAWARDYLSSGTDNPTASHLFAEQLKALREKDGFGAVLFSSHVRKVNRFRKSRDRALLLTDRHLYKLEPGRQYRVMRAVPLDAVTGLSVTSGRDQLVVLHAQGYDDLVVCLHRSQPPLDNRIGELVGMLAAHCQGEGRTLEVRVSDCIPLSQRGARRLISVEPRPEQPEPDFQCSRSAFTLLWPSH from the exons ATGGAGGATGAGGAAGGTCCTGAGTATGGAAAGCCTGACTTTGTGCTTTTGGACCAACTGACAATGGAGGACTTCATGAAGAACCTGCAGCTCAG GTTTGAGAAGGGCCGTATCTATACCTACATTGGTGAGGTGCTGGTATCCGTAAACCCCTATCAGGAGCTGCCTCTGTATGGGCCAGAGGCCATTGCCAAGTACCAGGGCCGTGAGCTCTACGAGCGACCACCTCATCTTTATGCTGTGGCCAATGCTGCCTACAAGGCAATGAAGCGCAGATCCAGGGACACCTGCATTGTCATCTCAG GGGAGAGTGGGGCAGGGAAGACAGAAGCCAGCAAGCACATCATGCAGTACATCGCTGCAGTCACCAACCCAAGCCAGAGGGCGGAGGTGGAGAG GGTGAAGGATGTGCTACTCAAGTCCACCTGTGTGCTGGAAGCCTTCGGCAATGCCCGCACCAATCGCAACCACAACTCCAGCCGCTTTGGCAAGTACATGGACATCAACTTCGACTTCAAGGGGGATCCTGTTGGAGGACACATCCACAGCTATCTGCTGGAGAAG TCTAGGGTCCTCAAGCAGCATGTGGGTGAGAGGAACTTCCACGCTTTCTACCAG CTGCTTAGGGGCGGTGACGACCAAGAGCTGCAAGGACTACATCTGGAGAGAAACCCTGCTGTGTATAATTTCACACGTCAGGGAGCTGGGCTCAACATGGGTGTGCACAAT GCCTTGGATAGTGATGAGAAGAACCACCAGGCCGTGATTGAGGCTATGAGGATCATTGGCTTCAGTCCCGAGGAGATGGAGTCTATCCATCGAATCCTAGCTGCCATATTGCACCTG GGAAACATCGAGTTTGTGGAGACAGAAGAAGATGGGCCACAGAAAGGAGGCCTGGCAGTGGCTGAGGAGGCCCTGGTGGGCTATGTGGCCAAGCTCACAGCCACACCCAAGGACCTTGTTCTTCGAACCTTGCTGGCTCGTACAGTGGCTTCAGGAGGCCGAGAACTCATAGAGAAGGGCCACACTGTGGCTGAGGCCAGCTACGCCCGGGACGCCTGTGCCAAG GCAGTGTACCAGAGGTTGTTTGAGTGGGTTGTGGACAGGATCAATGGCATCATGGAGCCCCGGGGCCGTGACCCTCGTCGTGACGGCAAGGACACAGTCATTGGTGTGCTGGACATCTATGGCTTTGAAGTGTTCCCCGTCAACAG cttTGAGCAGTTCTGCATCAACTACTGCAATGAGAAGCTCCAGCAGCTCTTTATCCAGCTTATCCTGAAGCAAGAGCAGGAGGAGTATGAGCGTGAGGGCATCGCCTGGCAGAGC ATTGAATACTTCAACAACGCCACCATTGTGGAACTAGTGGAGCGGCCCCACCGAGGCATCCTGGCTGTGCTAGACGAGGCCTGCAGCACGGCAGGCCCCATCACTGACCGAATCTTCCTGCAGACCCTGGACAcacaccaccgccaccacccgcaCTATTCCAGCCGCCAG CTTTGCCCTACAGACAAAACCATGGAGTTTGGCCGAGACTTCCGGATCAAACATTATGCAGGGGATGTCAC GTACTCTGTGGAGGGCTTCATTGACAAGAATAGAGACTCCCTTTTCCAGGACTTCAAACGACTGCTGTACAATAG TGCGGATCCCACCTTGCGGGCCATGTGGCCAGATGGGCAACAGGACATCACAGAAGTGACCAAGCGCCCCCTGACAGCTGGCACACTCTTTAAGAACTCCATGGTTTCCCTAGTGGAGAACTTGGCTTCCAAG GAGCCCTTCTACGTGCGCTGCATCAAGCCCAATGAAGACAAGGTGGCTGGGCGGCTCGATGAAGCCCACTGTCGCCACCAGGTCGCATACCTGGGGCTACTGGAGAATGTGAGGGTCCGCAGGGCTGGCTTTGCTTCCCGCCAGCCCTACCCTCGCTTCCTGCTCAG GTACAAGATGACCTGTGAGTACACGTGGCCCAACCACCTGCTGGGCTCTGACAGGGAGGCTGTGAGCGCCCTTCTGGAGCAGCATGGGCTGCAAGGCGATGTGGCCTTTGGCCACAGCAAGCTGTTCATCCGATCCCCAAGGACGCTAGTCACCCTGGAGCAGAGCCGGGCTCGCCTCATTCCCATCATTGTGTTATTACTGCAGAAG GCATGGCGGGGCACCCTGGCTAGGTGGCGCTGCCGGCGACTAAGGGCCATCTATACCATCATGCGCTGGTTCCGGAGGCACAAGGTGCGTGCTCACCTGGTGGAGCTGCAGAGGCGGTTCCAGGCTGCCCGGCAACCCCCACTCTACGGCCGCGACCTGGTGTGGCCGCCACCTCCTGCCGTGTTGCAGCCCTTCCAGGACACTTGCCATGTTCTCTTCAGCAG GTGGAGGGCCCGGCAGTTAGTGAAGAACATCCCTCCTTCAGACATGACCCAGATCAAGGCCAAGGTGGCCGCTATGGGGGCCTTGCAAGGATTACGTCAGGACTGGGGCTGCCGACGGGCCTGGGCCCGAGACTACCTGTCCTCT GGCACTGACAACCCCACAGCTTCCCATCTGTTTGCTGAGCAGCTGAAGGCACTTCGGGAGAAGGATGGTTTCGGAGCCGTGCTTTTTTCCAGCCATGTACGCAAG GTGAATCGCTTCCGCAAGAGCCGGGACCGGGCCCTCCTCCTCACAGACCGGCATCTCTACAAGCTGGAGCCTGGACGACAGTACCGGGTGATGCGGGCTGTGCCCCTGGATGCG GTGACAGGGCTGAGTGTGACCAGTGGACGAGACCAGCTGGTAGTGCTGCATGCCCAAGGCTATGATGATCTTGTAGTGTGTCTACACCGTTCCCAGCCACCGCTAGACAATCGCATTGGGGAGCTGGTGGGCATGCTGGCTGCACACTGCCAAGG GGAGGGACGAACCCTGGAGGTGCGTGTCTCTGACTGTATCCCACTGAGCCAGCGTGGTGCCCGGCGCCTCATCTCTGTAGAGCCCAGGCCAGAGCAGCCTGAGCCAGATTTCCAATGTAGCCGCAGCGCCTTCACCCTCCTCTGGCCAAGCCACTGA